In Epinephelus lanceolatus isolate andai-2023 chromosome 13, ASM4190304v1, whole genome shotgun sequence, the following are encoded in one genomic region:
- the LOC117270464 gene encoding uncharacterized protein LOC117270464 — MDTKLILIFVLQFQAGISGTTTDLYYRAGDDATLPCAIASPSDTTCSTFTWLNIRNQFPLSAEVENGKVVKSSARAARLSVDTDCSLVINNVTAEDVGFYTCRYLKTNEHDVSVFLNVLTISPSPPDADPKRDGEVTLQCSLSRYSDHDPCPQNSVRWVNETGAVLLGEGVGYKFLRQTECVSALTVKRQSGNNRKYTCQFVDNNKVEIEVDYTPDFTDPTSFNQTYIIIGAVVGTVVVLVVIAAALIKYKRRAKVTEDVHKPTQHPGEPESSLTYVTVNHANQRASPHKKVKTEEVMYSTVKY; from the exons ATGGACACGAAATTAATCCTCATTTTTGTGCTTCAGTTTCAAG CAGGCATCAGTGGAACAACCACCGATCTCTACTACAGAGCTGGAGATGATGCCACTCTGCCCTGTGCCATTGCATCACCCTCTGACACAACATGCTCCACCTTTACATGGCTTAACATCAGAAATCAATTTCCGTTATCTGCTGAGGTTGAGAATGGAAAAGTTGTGAAGAGCTCAGCCCGAGCTGCCAGGCTGAGTGTGGACACTGACTGCTCTTTGGTCATTAACAACGTCACTGCTGAGGATGTTGGTTTCTACACCTGTCGGTACCTGAAGACCAATGAACACGATGtatctgtatttttaaatgttctgaCAA tctctccatCTCCACCAGACGCTGATCCAAAGAGGGACGGTGAAGTCACATTACAGTGCTCTCTGTCGAGATACAGCGACCACGATCCTTGTCCACAGAACAGCGTCCGCTGGGTGAATGAGACAGGAGCTGTGCTGCTTGGTGAAGGTGTTGGGTACAAGttcctcagacagacagaatgtGTCTCTGCTCTGACTGTGAAGCGTCAGAGTGgcaacaacaggaaatacaccTGCCAGTTTGTTGATAACAACAAAGTAGAGATAGAGGTTGACTACACACCTGACTTCACAG ATCCCACTTCTTTTAATCAGACCTACATCATCATCGGTGCAGTGGTCGGGACGGTGGTAGTGCTGGTCGTCATCGCTGCTGCTCTCATCAAATACAAGAGGAGAGCTAAAGTGACAGAGG ATGTTCACAAACCAACCCAACACCCT GGTGAGCCAGAGAGCAGTCTGACATATGTCACTGTTAACCATGCTAACCAACGGGCCTCTCCACACAAAAAG GTCAAAACGGAGGAAGTGATGTATTCTACAGTCAAATACTGA
- the LOC144466597 gene encoding uncharacterized protein LOC144466597 has translation MDRLILIFVLQFQAGISGTTTYLYYRAGDDATLPCATASPSDTTCSTFIWVYNCNQYQTFTEVQNGNVVKSSARAARLGVDTGCSLVINNVTAEDVGHYTCRQGRSIDHDANVYLNVLTSECQIFFYAELTVYTCFLSVSPSPPDADPKRDGEVTLECSLSRYRSLGPCRQNSVRWVNETGAVLSGEGVGYKFLRQTECVSALTVKRQSGNNRKYTCQFVDNNKVEIEADYTPDFTESTGWSPLSYVMLSLRIAGLILMIVITIHVIRIKWNKKPLDDDDSENNDGDVQYENDGACPAAARLH, from the exons ATGGACAGATTAATCCTCATTTTTGTGCTTCAGTTTCAAG CAGGCATCAGTGGAACAACCACCTATCTCTACTACAGAGCTGGAGATGATGCCACTCTGCCCTGTGCCACTGCATCACCCTCTGACACAACATGCTCCACCTTTATATGGGTTTACAACTGCAATCAATATCAGACTTTCACTGAGGTTCAGAATGGAAATGTTGTGAAGAGCTCAGCTCGAGCTGCCAGGCTGGGTGTGGACACTGGCTGCTCTTTGGTCATTAACAACGTCACTGCTGAGGATGTTGGTCACTACACCTGTCGGCAGGGGAGGAGCATTGATCATGATGCAAACGTGTATTTAAATGTTCTGACAAGTGA atgtcaaatatttttttacgcTGAGTTAACAGTTTAcacttgttttctctcagtctctccATCTCCACCAGACGCTGATCCAAAGAGGGACGGTGAAGTCACATTAGAGTGCTCTCTGTCGAGATACAGAAGCCTCGGTCCTTGTCGACAGAACAGCGTCCGCTGGGTGAATGAGACAGGAGCTGTGCTGAGTGGTGAAGGTGTTGGGTACAAGttcctcagacagacagaatgtGTCTCTGCTCTGACTGTGAAGCGTCAGAGTGgcaacaacaggaaatacaccTGCCAGTTTGTTGATAACAACAAAGTAGAGATAGAGGCTGACTACACACCTGACTTCACAG AATCCACAGGCTGGTCTCCTCTGAGCTACGTCATGTTGTCTCTGCGTATTGCAGGACTGATCCTGATGATCGTAATCACCATTCATGTCATCAGAATCAAAT GGAACAAAAAACCACTTGATGACGACGACAGT GAAAACAATGATGGCGACGTCCAGTATGAAAATGATGGAGCATGTCCTGCTGCTGCTAGACTGCACTGA